In the genome of Microbacterium endophyticum, one region contains:
- the trpB gene encoding tryptophan synthase subunit beta has protein sequence MSLRDIHGPFFGDFGGRFMPESLIAAIDELTAVYESAIVDPKFKSELAALLHSYAGRPSPITEVRRFAEYAGGARVFLKREDLNHTGSHKINNVLGQALLTKRLGKTRVIAETGAGQHGVATATAAALFGFDCTIYMGEVDTERQALNVARMRLLGAEVIPVTTGSRTLKDAINEAYRDWVASVETTNYIFGTAAGPHPFPSMVRDFQKIIGEEARAQLIAEAGRLPDAVFACVGGGSNAIGMFDAFLDDANVRLYGVEAAGDGVDTPKHAASIERGRPGVLHGAKTFVLQDEDGQTVESHSISAGLDYPGVGPAHAWLSELGRAEYIPATDDEAMQALRLLSKTEGIIPAIESAHALAGAMRIGREMGPDGLIAICLSGRGDKDMDTAARYFELYDEEVTS, from the coding sequence ATGAGCCTTCGCGATATCCACGGACCATTTTTTGGCGACTTCGGTGGCCGATTCATGCCGGAGTCACTGATTGCCGCAATCGACGAGCTCACCGCTGTATACGAGTCGGCGATCGTTGACCCGAAGTTCAAGTCGGAGCTCGCAGCTCTGCTGCATTCTTATGCAGGACGTCCTTCCCCGATCACGGAAGTACGCCGCTTCGCTGAGTATGCCGGTGGCGCGCGCGTCTTTCTCAAGCGCGAAGATCTCAACCACACCGGCTCCCACAAGATCAACAACGTGTTGGGGCAGGCGTTACTCACGAAGCGGCTCGGGAAGACGCGCGTCATCGCGGAGACCGGCGCCGGCCAGCACGGCGTCGCGACCGCAACCGCCGCTGCGCTTTTCGGCTTCGACTGCACGATATACATGGGCGAGGTCGACACCGAGCGCCAAGCGTTGAACGTCGCACGCATGCGCCTGCTCGGAGCAGAAGTTATTCCGGTGACGACGGGCTCACGCACGTTGAAAGACGCAATCAACGAGGCCTACCGCGACTGGGTCGCGTCTGTTGAGACCACGAACTACATTTTCGGAACGGCTGCTGGCCCGCACCCGTTCCCCTCAATGGTGCGCGATTTTCAGAAGATCATCGGCGAAGAAGCCCGTGCGCAACTCATTGCAGAAGCGGGACGCCTTCCGGATGCCGTCTTTGCCTGCGTCGGAGGTGGCTCGAACGCCATCGGTATGTTCGATGCGTTCCTCGACGATGCGAACGTGCGCCTCTACGGTGTCGAAGCGGCCGGCGACGGAGTAGACACGCCGAAGCACGCGGCATCCATCGAGCGGGGAAGGCCGGGAGTCCTTCACGGAGCCAAGACTTTTGTTTTGCAGGACGAAGACGGCCAGACCGTAGAGTCTCACTCAATTTCTGCCGGTCTCGATTATCCCGGTGTCGGCCCCGCACACGCATGGCTTTCCGAGCTGGGGCGCGCGGAATACATCCCGGCCACCGATGACGAAGCGATGCAGGCTCTGCGCTTGCTCTCAAAAACCGAGGGCATCATTCCCGCTATCGAATCTGCTCATGCCCTGGCAGGAGCGATGCGCATCGGACGCGAAATGGGCCCTGATGGGCTCATCGCCATCTGTCTCTCGGGACGTGGCGATAAAGATATGGATACCGCTGCTCGCTATTTCGAGCTTTACGACGAAGAGGTCACATCTTGA
- the trpA gene encoding tryptophan synthase subunit alpha: MSSRVAAAIDAAHAEGRAAFIGYLPLGFPDLATSVEAAVTLAENGADVIELGPPYSDPVMDGTVIQEATQAALAGGFRLRDIFPAIAEITSRTDVPVVVMTYWNPVFQYGVDRYADDLAAAGGAGLITPDVTPESAPEWIAASERTGLDRIFLASPTSSDERLRIVVENSRGFVYTVSTMGITGERADLDAAARTLVNRLREAGAQNACVGIGISTADHVAGVSEYADGAIVGTALVRALRDGGLTELASTVKELSSGTRRQS; the protein is encoded by the coding sequence TTGAGCTCACGCGTCGCTGCCGCAATCGATGCGGCTCACGCTGAAGGGCGCGCAGCGTTCATCGGATACCTGCCCTTAGGTTTTCCGGATTTGGCGACAAGTGTTGAAGCTGCCGTAACGCTTGCTGAGAATGGCGCCGATGTCATCGAACTCGGACCGCCCTATTCGGATCCGGTCATGGACGGAACCGTCATCCAAGAAGCGACGCAGGCAGCGCTGGCCGGTGGGTTCCGTCTGCGCGACATCTTTCCAGCAATTGCTGAAATCACGAGCCGGACAGACGTACCTGTCGTTGTGATGACCTACTGGAACCCGGTTTTCCAATACGGCGTCGATCGATATGCCGATGACCTGGCAGCGGCCGGGGGAGCCGGTCTCATCACGCCCGATGTCACACCGGAATCAGCACCGGAGTGGATAGCGGCCAGCGAACGCACCGGACTCGATCGAATATTTCTTGCTTCACCGACGTCGTCGGATGAACGACTCCGCATCGTCGTGGAAAATTCCCGTGGATTCGTATACACAGTTTCGACGATGGGCATCACGGGGGAGCGCGCGGATCTCGACGCTGCGGCACGCACTCTCGTCAATCGCTTACGTGAGGCTGGAGCACAGAATGCGTGCGTCGGAATCGGAATCTCAACGGCAGATCATGTCGCCGGCGTCTCCGAATACGCCGACGGCGCGATCGTCGGTACCGCCCTTGTTCGGGCTCTGAGAGACGGCGGACTCACCGAGCTCGCATCGACGGTCAAAGAGCTGTCGAGCGGTACGCGGCGTCAGTCGTAG
- the lgt gene encoding prolipoprotein diacylglyceryl transferase encodes MTFASPSALSGVLASIPSPSISYFDIGPVRIHFYALCIITGIIVAVLLTNRRLTKRGVEPWAVIDVALLAVPLAIIGARIFHVLTHPGFYFGEGKNIWAVFYIWEGGIAIFGALLGGAVGAWLGCKWTGIRFSAFADALAPGMIIAQALGRFGNWFNQELFGLPTDLPWGLEIDPNNSAFPAGLPADTLFHPTFLYEVIWNLLGAAVILWAGRRFMLQWGRLFGLYLIWYSAGRIVWESIRIDPSEIIFGLRTNVWAAIFGVLVGLVVMIVQHYRHTGLEPSPYMPGREWSGASTVQSQEADDYVDVSEPPASTVNQGNATSSAAAN; translated from the coding sequence ATGACGTTCGCCTCCCCGAGTGCGCTCTCCGGCGTTCTCGCCAGCATCCCGAGCCCTTCGATCAGCTATTTCGATATTGGTCCGGTGCGTATCCATTTTTACGCTCTGTGCATCATCACTGGAATTATTGTTGCTGTTCTTCTGACGAATCGGCGTCTGACGAAGCGCGGTGTCGAGCCGTGGGCGGTCATTGACGTGGCCCTTCTCGCGGTGCCCCTCGCGATCATCGGTGCACGTATCTTCCATGTGCTCACTCACCCGGGGTTTTACTTCGGTGAAGGAAAGAACATCTGGGCGGTTTTCTACATCTGGGAAGGCGGCATTGCGATATTCGGCGCCCTTCTCGGCGGTGCCGTCGGTGCGTGGCTCGGCTGCAAGTGGACCGGCATCCGTTTTTCTGCTTTTGCGGACGCTCTCGCTCCGGGCATGATCATCGCGCAAGCGCTCGGTCGATTTGGCAACTGGTTCAATCAGGAACTCTTCGGTCTCCCCACCGATCTTCCGTGGGGCCTCGAAATCGACCCGAATAACTCGGCATTTCCTGCCGGTCTCCCCGCGGATACGCTCTTTCATCCGACTTTTCTCTACGAGGTGATCTGGAACCTTCTGGGCGCCGCAGTCATTCTGTGGGCTGGTCGCCGTTTCATGCTGCAATGGGGTCGGCTGTTCGGGCTCTATCTCATCTGGTACAGCGCTGGACGCATTGTGTGGGAGTCCATTCGAATCGACCCGAGCGAGATCATCTTCGGCCTACGTACCAATGTGTGGGCTGCAATCTTCGGGGTGCTCGTCGGTCTGGTCGTGATGATCGTGCAGCACTATCGCCACACCGGCTTGGAACCTTCGCCCTACATGCCGGGTCGCGAATGGAGCGGCGCTAGCACGGTACAATCACAAGAAGCTGATGACTACGTGGATGTGAGCGAGCCGCCCGCTTCCACTGTCAATCAAGGCAACGCCACAAGCTCCGCCGCCGCAAACTAA
- the gltB gene encoding glutamate synthase large subunit produces the protein MASSPRHSPTEASVGGAFPHKQGMYNPAFEKDACGLAMVATLRGEPGHDIIDLALTALRNLEHRGAIGSDAGTGDGAGILTQMPDAFLREVVDFELPPMGEYAAGMIFLPMDAEERAAQKAGIEHIAQTENLEVLGWREVPTEDEHLGKLAYNARPAFEQLFVSRPAVGDAPALSGIELDRRVYRLRKRARHDLGAYFVSLSARTLGYKGMVTTLQLEPFYPDLQDERFASELAVVHSRYSTNTFPSWPLAQPLRMLAHNGEINTVKGNRNWMRARQSQLESELLGDIKPLLPICSTGVSDSASFDEVLELLTLTGRSLPHAIMMMVPEAYEKQTDIAPDLRAFYDYHSMQMEPWDGPAALIFTDGTLVGSTLDRNGLRPGRWTETTDGLVVIGSETGVLDFAPERIKRRGRLQPGRMFLVDTAAGRIVEDEEIKNDLAHMKPWKQWLDAGRVRLSELPEREHIVHPIASITRRQRTFGYTEEEVRILLTPMGQKGAEPLGAMGSDTPVAVLSDRPRLLFDYFTQQFAQVTNPPLDSIREEVVTSLSLGLGPEPNLLSWGADHARTVTLDFPVIDNDELAKIQHIDTALPGRTSVTIRGLYRVEAGAKGMQKRLTQMCAEVDRAIEDGAEFIVLSDRDSNKDLAPIPSLLMLAAIHHHLIRRETRMKVGLVVEAGDVREVHHVATLIGYGASAVNPYLAMETAEYLVRAGFITGITPEKAVKNLIYALGKGVLKIMSKMGISTVSSYAGAQVFEAVGLSQDFVDEYFSGTETKLSGVGLDVIAKENAARHAFAYPEDGAVRAHERLWTGGEYQWRRDGSPHLFNPDTVFRLQHSTRNRRYDIFREYTKLVDDQAAELKTLRGLFTLRTGVRPRVPLDEVESVASIVKRFSTGAMSYGSISKEAHETLAIAMNSIGAKSNTGEGGEDVDRLLDPTRRSAIKQVASGRFGVTSLYLTNADDIQIKLAQGAKPGEGGQLPPTKVYPWVARTRHATAGVGLISPPPHHDIYSIEDLKQLIFDLKRANPAARVHVKLVSQSGIGAVAAGTAKALADVILVSGHDGGTGASPLNSLKHAGTPWELGLAETQQTLMLNGMRDRVSVQVDGQLKTGRDVVIGALLGAEEFGFATAPLVVEGCIMMRVCHLDTCPVGVATQNPVLRQRFAGKPEFVVNFMEFIAEEVREYLSELGFRSLDEAIGRTEMIDINGAVKHWKANGLDLAPILDGPTFAEDESRRRLRAQEHELEDHFDVQLIERAQDVIAHGGHIEIDLPIRNTERAVGTMLGHEVTKAQGEHGLLNDSIVVNLRGSAGQSFGAFMPAGITLRLEGDSNDYVGKGLSGGQIVVRPPRGTTFEASENVIAGNVIGYGATQGTMFLSGVVGERFFVRNSGATAVVEGVGDHALEYMTGGLAVILGTTGRNLGAGMSGGTAYIYELDEKLVNTQSLDSGELQLGELGSSDAEILRDLLTRHVAETESTLAARMLENFDSEVSKFVRVMPRDYAAVLQTRQDAADEGLDPDGDVVWQRILEVTGG, from the coding sequence ATGGCTTCGAGCCCCCGTCACAGCCCGACTGAAGCATCGGTCGGCGGCGCATTTCCGCACAAGCAGGGCATGTACAACCCGGCATTCGAGAAGGATGCCTGTGGTTTGGCCATGGTCGCGACGCTTCGTGGCGAGCCAGGCCACGACATCATCGACCTGGCACTCACAGCGCTTCGTAATCTCGAACACCGTGGCGCCATTGGTTCAGACGCAGGTACCGGTGATGGCGCCGGCATCCTGACGCAGATGCCAGACGCTTTCCTCCGCGAGGTTGTCGACTTCGAACTGCCTCCAATGGGGGAGTACGCCGCCGGAATGATTTTCCTGCCGATGGATGCTGAAGAGCGAGCAGCGCAGAAGGCCGGAATTGAGCACATAGCTCAAACCGAAAACCTCGAGGTCTTGGGATGGCGCGAAGTCCCCACCGAGGACGAGCACCTGGGCAAGCTGGCCTACAACGCCCGTCCCGCGTTCGAGCAGCTTTTCGTGAGTCGTCCTGCAGTCGGAGATGCGCCAGCTCTTTCCGGCATTGAGCTTGACCGTCGCGTTTACCGGCTTCGAAAGCGCGCCCGCCACGACTTGGGCGCGTACTTCGTTTCGTTGTCCGCTCGTACGCTCGGCTACAAGGGCATGGTGACAACTCTCCAGTTGGAGCCGTTCTACCCCGATCTTCAAGATGAACGATTCGCTTCTGAACTCGCGGTCGTCCACTCCCGGTACTCCACGAACACATTCCCCTCGTGGCCGCTCGCGCAACCGCTTCGTATGCTCGCCCACAACGGTGAGATCAACACGGTCAAGGGCAACCGCAACTGGATGCGCGCGCGACAGTCGCAGCTCGAGTCCGAGTTGCTCGGCGACATCAAGCCTCTGCTTCCCATCTGTTCGACGGGCGTGAGCGACTCAGCCTCGTTCGACGAGGTGCTGGAGCTTCTCACTCTGACCGGCCGTAGCCTTCCTCATGCCATCATGATGATGGTTCCGGAGGCCTACGAAAAGCAGACGGATATCGCGCCTGACCTTCGTGCGTTCTATGACTACCACTCCATGCAGATGGAGCCCTGGGACGGACCGGCAGCGTTGATCTTCACCGACGGAACGCTCGTCGGCTCAACACTCGATCGCAACGGGCTACGCCCCGGACGCTGGACTGAGACCACCGATGGTCTCGTCGTCATCGGCAGTGAAACAGGTGTGCTCGACTTCGCCCCCGAGCGCATCAAGCGCCGCGGTCGCTTGCAGCCGGGCCGGATGTTCCTCGTCGACACCGCAGCGGGGCGCATCGTCGAAGACGAAGAGATCAAGAACGATCTAGCACACATGAAGCCCTGGAAGCAGTGGCTGGATGCAGGACGAGTTCGCTTGTCAGAGCTGCCCGAGCGCGAACACATCGTGCACCCGATCGCTTCGATCACCCGGCGGCAGCGCACGTTTGGCTACACCGAAGAAGAAGTCCGTATTCTTCTGACACCAATGGGCCAAAAGGGCGCCGAGCCGCTGGGTGCCATGGGGAGCGACACCCCCGTCGCTGTGCTGAGCGATCGCCCTCGGTTGCTGTTCGACTACTTCACTCAGCAGTTCGCACAGGTTACGAACCCACCTCTGGACTCAATCCGAGAAGAAGTGGTGACGTCTCTCTCGCTCGGTCTGGGTCCGGAGCCGAACCTTCTGAGTTGGGGCGCGGATCACGCGCGAACCGTCACGCTGGACTTTCCGGTGATCGACAACGACGAGCTCGCCAAGATCCAACACATCGACACTGCGTTGCCCGGTCGGACGTCGGTGACTATTCGCGGTCTTTATCGAGTCGAGGCCGGCGCCAAGGGCATGCAGAAGCGCCTTACACAGATGTGCGCGGAGGTCGACCGCGCGATTGAAGACGGCGCAGAGTTTATTGTTCTGAGCGATCGAGACTCCAATAAGGATCTCGCACCGATCCCGTCGCTCCTGATGCTTGCGGCAATCCATCACCACCTGATTCGCCGCGAAACGCGTATGAAGGTGGGTCTCGTCGTCGAGGCGGGAGACGTCCGCGAGGTTCATCACGTGGCGACCCTCATCGGCTATGGCGCATCAGCTGTCAACCCTTATCTCGCGATGGAGACGGCCGAGTATTTGGTGCGCGCCGGTTTCATCACTGGAATCACACCGGAGAAGGCTGTCAAAAACTTGATCTACGCGCTCGGCAAGGGCGTCCTCAAGATCATGTCGAAGATGGGCATCTCTACTGTTTCGTCTTACGCCGGCGCACAGGTATTCGAAGCTGTTGGTCTTTCTCAAGACTTCGTTGACGAGTATTTCTCTGGAACCGAGACAAAGCTGAGCGGTGTCGGTCTCGACGTCATCGCGAAGGAGAACGCAGCGCGTCACGCCTTCGCGTACCCGGAAGACGGTGCGGTTCGCGCACACGAACGGCTATGGACCGGAGGTGAATATCAGTGGCGCCGTGACGGCTCACCACACCTCTTCAACCCCGACACGGTGTTCCGCCTGCAGCATTCCACGCGCAACCGTCGATACGACATCTTCCGCGAATACACGAAGCTGGTCGACGACCAAGCAGCGGAGTTGAAGACGCTTCGCGGTCTGTTCACGTTACGTACCGGAGTCCGCCCGCGTGTGCCACTCGACGAGGTCGAATCGGTGGCATCCATCGTGAAGAGGTTCTCGACCGGCGCGATGAGCTACGGGTCCATCTCCAAGGAAGCCCACGAAACTCTCGCAATCGCGATGAACTCAATCGGAGCGAAGTCGAACACCGGAGAGGGCGGCGAAGACGTTGATCGCCTCCTCGACCCAACTCGACGCAGCGCCATCAAGCAGGTTGCATCCGGGCGCTTTGGCGTCACAAGCCTCTACTTGACCAATGCTGACGACATCCAGATCAAACTTGCTCAGGGTGCTAAGCCTGGCGAGGGCGGACAATTGCCGCCCACGAAGGTGTACCCGTGGGTGGCACGCACGCGCCACGCAACCGCAGGCGTCGGCCTCATCTCGCCGCCGCCGCACCACGATATCTATTCGATTGAAGACCTCAAGCAGCTCATCTTTGATCTGAAGCGCGCAAACCCGGCCGCACGAGTGCACGTCAAGCTCGTCAGTCAGTCCGGTATTGGCGCAGTCGCGGCAGGCACAGCGAAAGCTCTCGCCGACGTGATTTTGGTATCGGGCCACGATGGTGGCACTGGCGCAAGTCCTCTGAACTCGCTCAAACACGCGGGAACGCCGTGGGAGCTCGGCCTTGCCGAAACGCAGCAGACGCTCATGCTCAATGGCATGCGTGATCGAGTCTCGGTGCAGGTTGACGGGCAGTTGAAGACTGGCCGCGACGTTGTCATCGGCGCGCTACTCGGCGCGGAGGAGTTCGGTTTTGCGACGGCTCCACTCGTCGTCGAAGGCTGCATCATGATGCGCGTATGCCACCTCGATACGTGCCCGGTAGGTGTTGCGACGCAGAACCCTGTGCTGCGTCAGCGATTTGCGGGCAAGCCAGAATTCGTCGTGAACTTCATGGAGTTCATTGCCGAGGAAGTGCGCGAGTATCTTTCTGAGCTCGGGTTCCGTTCTCTCGACGAGGCGATCGGGCGTACCGAAATGATCGACATCAATGGGGCGGTGAAGCATTGGAAGGCCAACGGGCTTGACCTTGCACCGATCCTTGACGGCCCAACATTTGCTGAAGACGAGTCACGACGTCGATTGCGCGCTCAGGAACATGAGTTGGAAGATCACTTCGATGTTCAGTTGATCGAGCGCGCGCAAGATGTGATCGCCCACGGCGGCCACATCGAGATCGACCTGCCGATTCGCAACACGGAGCGTGCAGTCGGCACGATGCTCGGCCACGAAGTGACCAAGGCCCAAGGCGAGCACGGGTTGTTGAACGACTCAATCGTCGTGAACCTTCGCGGTTCAGCCGGGCAATCCTTTGGTGCGTTTATGCCAGCAGGCATCACGCTGCGTCTCGAGGGTGACTCGAACGACTACGTCGGTAAGGGCCTCTCGGGTGGTCAAATTGTTGTTCGCCCGCCGCGTGGCACAACTTTCGAGGCATCCGAGAACGTCATCGCTGGCAACGTCATAGGTTACGGCGCAACGCAGGGAACGATGTTCCTGAGCGGAGTCGTCGGGGAACGTTTCTTCGTGCGTAACTCTGGTGCGACCGCCGTCGTTGAGGGTGTGGGCGACCACGCGCTCGAATACATGACGGGCGGGCTCGCAGTCATTCTCGGAACCACAGGTCGAAACCTGGGTGCGGGAATGTCGGGAGGCACCGCGTACATCTACGAGTTGGACGAGAAGCTGGTGAACACGCAGTCCCTCGACTCCGGTGAGCTGCAGCTTGGCGAATTGGGCTCGAGCGACGCTGAGATTTTGCGTGATCTCCTCACTCGACACGTTGCGGAAACCGAGTCGACTCTCGCCGCTCGCATGCTCGAAAATTTTGACAGTGAAGTGAGCAAGTTTGTGCGAGTCATGCCCCGTGACTACGCAGCTGTCTTGCAAACCCGCCAGGATGCCGCCGACGAAGGTCTTGACCCCGACGGCGACGTGGTGTGGCAACGTATTTTGGAGGTGACGGGTGGCTGA
- a CDS encoding glutamate synthase subunit beta gives MADPKGFLKVTEREVPARRPVPVRIMDWKEVYEPGDSAVLKRQAGRCMDCGVPFCHQGCPLGNLIPEWNDLTWRGEGRAAIERLHATNNFPEFTGRLCPAPCESSCVLGINQPAVTIKQVEVSIIDEAFSSGWVEPEPPERLTGKTVAVVGSGPAGLAAAQQLTRAGHTVAVYERDDRIGGLLRYGIPDFKMEKRHVEARLRQMRDEGTRFRAGVEIGKDIAWDELRARYDAVVIATGATVPRDLAIPGRDLAGVHFAMEYLVESNKAVAGDQVTNQISAEGKHVVVIGGGDTGADCIGTAHRQGALSVTNLAIGKQPPEARTEAHPWPTTPTIFEITSAHEEGGERVFLASTVEFLTNDVGEVRGLRVAETEYVDGRRVPKSGTERDIPADLVLIAMGFTGPDRPELESQLQTQFTSRGVLERADDYQTTAPGVFVAGDAGRGQSLIVWAIAEGRAAAASVDQYLMGETLLPAPVRPTDIAIGLQPA, from the coding sequence GTGGCTGACCCAAAGGGTTTTCTTAAGGTAACCGAGCGAGAGGTTCCCGCTCGGCGTCCAGTTCCAGTTCGAATCATGGACTGGAAAGAGGTTTACGAGCCCGGCGATAGCGCCGTACTCAAGCGCCAAGCCGGGCGCTGCATGGACTGCGGCGTGCCCTTTTGCCATCAGGGATGCCCACTCGGCAACCTCATTCCCGAGTGGAACGATCTCACGTGGCGCGGCGAAGGCCGCGCGGCGATCGAACGGTTGCACGCGACCAACAACTTTCCCGAGTTCACGGGACGCCTCTGCCCTGCTCCTTGTGAGAGCTCGTGCGTGCTCGGCATCAATCAGCCTGCTGTCACCATCAAGCAGGTCGAGGTTTCGATCATCGATGAGGCCTTCTCGAGCGGCTGGGTCGAGCCCGAGCCGCCGGAGCGTCTCACAGGCAAGACCGTCGCTGTGGTCGGATCCGGTCCGGCCGGACTTGCCGCCGCGCAACAGCTGACTCGCGCTGGCCACACCGTTGCCGTCTACGAGCGGGACGACCGTATCGGCGGTCTTCTGCGATACGGCATCCCTGACTTCAAGATGGAAAAGCGTCACGTCGAAGCGCGTCTTCGACAGATGCGTGATGAAGGCACACGTTTTCGCGCTGGCGTCGAAATTGGCAAGGATATCGCGTGGGACGAGCTGCGCGCCCGCTACGACGCGGTTGTCATCGCAACGGGTGCGACAGTGCCGAGAGACCTGGCGATCCCAGGTCGCGATCTCGCTGGCGTGCACTTCGCGATGGAATACCTCGTTGAGTCGAACAAGGCTGTCGCGGGCGACCAGGTCACCAATCAGATCAGCGCCGAAGGAAAACACGTTGTCGTCATTGGTGGAGGTGACACCGGAGCGGACTGCATCGGTACCGCGCACCGTCAAGGCGCGCTAAGCGTGACAAACCTCGCAATCGGCAAGCAGCCTCCTGAGGCACGCACTGAAGCTCACCCGTGGCCTACGACACCAACCATTTTCGAGATCACATCGGCGCACGAAGAGGGTGGCGAGCGAGTGTTCCTCGCGTCGACGGTGGAGTTCCTCACCAACGACGTGGGGGAGGTCCGTGGCTTGCGGGTCGCTGAGACCGAGTACGTCGACGGACGACGCGTTCCTAAGAGCGGTACCGAGCGCGACATCCCCGCTGACCTCGTGTTGATCGCGATGGGCTTCACCGGGCCCGACCGTCCCGAACTCGAAAGTCAACTGCAGACGCAGTTCACTTCACGAGGAGTCCTAGAGCGGGCTGACGATTACCAGACCACGGCTCCTGGCGTTTTCGTCGCGGGCGACGCTGGTCGTGGCCAGTCGCTTATTGTGTGGGCCATCGCCGAAGGTCGCGCCGCGGCCGCAAGCGTTGATCAGTACCTCATGGGAGAGACCCTCCTACCAGCACCTGTGCGCCCCACCGATATCGCTATCGGACTCCAGCCCGCGTAG
- the pyk gene encoding pyruvate kinase produces MRRAKIVATLGPATSTYEMVRAIIDAGVDVARLNLSHGDYSVHEANFANVRKAADDADRAVAVLVDLQGPKIRLGKFADGPHDLAVGDIFKITIDDILGTKELVSTTFKGLPADVKPGDFLLIDDGKVKVEVVETDGTVVTTKVIVAGPVSNNKGINLPGVAVNVPALSEKDEADLRWGLRIGADVIALSFVRDAQDVDRVHEIMAEEGRRVPVIAKIEKPQAVDHLEEIIDAFDGIMVARGDLGVELPLEAVPIVQKRAVELCRRMAKPVIVATQMLESMITNPVPTRAETSDVANAVLDGADAVMLSGETSVGDYPVVVVETMARIVESTEEHGLERIAPLKAKPRTQGGAITLAAVEVANFVDAKFLCIFTESGDTARRLSRIRSKIPMVAFAPEPAIRRRMAVTWGVRSTIVEHVSHTDKMFVQVDDYFLANDLAKVGDKVVVISGSPPGIIGSTNDIRVHKIGDAVNGAAPVYRGE; encoded by the coding sequence ATGAGACGCGCGAAAATCGTCGCAACACTCGGCCCGGCAACGTCAACCTACGAGATGGTCCGCGCGATCATCGATGCCGGTGTTGACGTAGCCAGACTTAACCTGAGCCACGGGGACTACTCCGTTCACGAAGCCAACTTCGCCAATGTGCGAAAGGCCGCGGACGACGCAGACCGTGCGGTTGCTGTGCTCGTGGATCTCCAGGGCCCGAAGATTCGCCTTGGCAAGTTCGCAGATGGACCTCACGACCTCGCGGTGGGTGACATCTTCAAGATCACAATCGACGACATCCTTGGTACGAAAGAGCTCGTCTCAACGACATTCAAGGGTCTTCCGGCTGATGTGAAGCCCGGTGACTTCCTCCTTATCGATGATGGCAAGGTAAAGGTCGAGGTCGTCGAGACCGACGGCACGGTTGTCACGACCAAGGTCATCGTCGCCGGACCCGTCTCCAACAACAAGGGAATCAACCTTCCCGGCGTTGCCGTGAATGTGCCTGCTCTCAGCGAAAAAGACGAGGCAGACCTCCGCTGGGGCTTGCGTATCGGCGCTGACGTTATCGCACTCTCCTTCGTGCGTGACGCTCAGGATGTTGACCGCGTGCACGAGATCATGGCCGAAGAGGGCCGCCGCGTGCCCGTCATCGCCAAGATCGAGAAGCCGCAGGCTGTTGATCACCTCGAAGAGATCATCGACGCCTTCGACGGCATCATGGTCGCTCGTGGAGATCTCGGCGTCGAGCTTCCCCTGGAGGCAGTGCCGATCGTTCAGAAGCGTGCGGTGGAGCTCTGCCGTCGTATGGCGAAGCCTGTCATCGTCGCGACACAGATGCTTGAGTCGATGATCACTAACCCCGTACCCACTCGCGCGGAGACAAGCGACGTCGCGAATGCCGTCCTTGACGGTGCAGACGCCGTCATGCTCTCCGGCGAGACAAGCGTGGGAGATTACCCCGTAGTGGTTGTCGAAACCATGGCGCGCATTGTGGAGTCAACCGAAGAGCACGGTCTGGAGCGCATCGCGCCGCTCAAGGCAAAGCCACGCACTCAGGGTGGCGCTATTACGCTGGCCGCCGTTGAGGTTGCCAATTTTGTCGATGCCAAGTTCCTCTGTATCTTCACCGAGTCGGGAGACACGGCACGCCGTCTATCTCGCATCCGTTCGAAGATTCCGATGGTCGCTTTCGCGCCTGAGCCCGCGATTCGCCGCCGCATGGCGGTCACATGGGGCGTGAGGTCGACGATTGTGGAACACGTATCCCACACGGACAAGATGTTCGTCCAGGTCGATGATTACTTCCTCGCGAATGACCTCGCGAAGGTCGGAGACAAGGTTGTCGTCATCTCTGGTTCCCCTCCAGGAATCATCGGAAGTACCAATGACATCCGCGTGCACAAGATCGGTGACGCCGTAAATGGCGCCGCTCCCGTCTACCGCGGCGAATAG